One Flavobacterium sp. 90 DNA segment encodes these proteins:
- a CDS encoding SusC/RagA family TonB-linked outer membrane protein: protein MRKLLYESLLVFLMVLCSQGVSAQNKTISGVITDSANMPIPFVTVKEKGTKVEASADENGAFKISVKEGATIIVSFIGFKTTELKAVDGMKIKLATATNELDGVTVTALGQTKKNKSIGYATSVIKADALVKTASPTIANGLYGKAPGVRISSTPGGAGAINIQIRGINSITGRNQPLIILDGVPIRDGEVNNNDYWNQQRVKNNGLADINPEDIENISILKGASAAALYGSEAVNGVVLITSKSGRGKKGLGIDFSTSYSGNEIAYLPRFQYERGPGWTNANYSTGYLAPDGFAHYDVDGNGTFETRGVSNSGNNYGPWFDGKPVMTWDGVIRPYSAQKDGYKNMFQNSWDSTTNFALTNSTENSSIRFSYTRIESEALSMGNNNKKNNFNLNASFKTGKLKTDVIVSYMNQNLQNRTFATDRLVNNFTGMLSPFDNGDWYKAKYKTSLGYKYVVGKDTQSLTPSENIYRNGFRSDIADYFWNTGAKQQDEITNRLIASVTETLSVTKDLTLRGRVSTDLTAINIENKNPVEVPLVYEFGNEGDRSGSFMMEGQDYNILYGDLLATYNKKINEDFGVNAVVGYSATRETYRTLSRSTKGGLSVEGWYDLKSSIGIATSDSKREETLKDAVFGTLSGSFRNYLFVEGTIRRDRTSTMNPNNNAFTYPSVNSSFVLSDAVKLPDFISYAKMRGSWGIVGSYPSRYGANVAFIQNTLGTQGTSNPVLTTNSQDKYGNEGIKPEMKNEYELGFETKFFDRRLGLDFSYYNAKIKDQILDLTLAPTTGASSILANVGELSNKGFEVALTGSPFRTANFSWDVTLNWAKNINKVVKLANGATELLHADYDGSAAQLKSVVGDPMGGIYAHPVKTDASGKDMVDSDGFLMIDGDKWVKYGSAIPKGVGGLLNSFTYKSFTLDVNIDYSYGGSLMPTGINWMTARGLTEESLKYSTNERGGLTYYMDNGKGVQVPNSATAGPGGQVLYRDGMLMNGVTADGSPNTNVISQAGYYNMTYNWGGPQYSSSRYELYIQKNDYVKLREVSLAFNVPAAYASKFGATKLSLSFFGRNLFYIYRTIKDMDAEATTAGTKWTQNVNNAGLTPSTRSYGVMLRASF, encoded by the coding sequence ATGAGAAAACTGTTATATGAATCACTATTAGTTTTTCTAATGGTATTGTGCTCTCAAGGAGTGAGCGCGCAAAACAAGACAATCTCCGGAGTAATTACAGATAGTGCAAATATGCCTATTCCATTTGTTACTGTTAAAGAAAAAGGAACGAAAGTAGAAGCGTCTGCTGATGAAAATGGAGCATTTAAAATTTCAGTAAAAGAAGGAGCTACTATCATCGTGAGCTTTATTGGCTTTAAAACAACAGAACTAAAAGCTGTTGATGGAATGAAAATTAAATTAGCAACTGCTACTAACGAACTTGATGGTGTTACAGTTACTGCTTTAGGACAAACTAAAAAGAACAAATCAATTGGGTATGCTACAAGTGTTATTAAAGCAGATGCATTAGTAAAAACAGCTTCGCCTACCATTGCTAATGGTTTGTACGGTAAAGCACCAGGTGTGCGTATTAGTTCTACTCCGGGTGGAGCCGGAGCAATCAATATCCAGATTCGTGGTATAAACTCAATAACCGGTAGAAATCAGCCACTTATTATTTTGGATGGTGTACCTATTCGTGATGGAGAGGTTAATAATAATGACTACTGGAACCAACAACGTGTAAAAAATAATGGTTTAGCCGATATTAATCCTGAAGATATTGAGAATATTTCGATTCTTAAAGGAGCTTCTGCTGCTGCATTATATGGTTCTGAAGCTGTAAACGGAGTTGTATTGATTACTTCTAAATCAGGTAGAGGAAAAAAAGGTTTAGGTATTGACTTTAGTACTAGTTACTCGGGTAATGAAATTGCATACTTACCTAGATTTCAGTACGAAAGAGGTCCGGGTTGGACGAATGCGAATTATTCTACAGGATATTTAGCTCCAGACGGATTTGCTCATTATGATGTAGATGGTAATGGTACTTTTGAAACGAGAGGAGTTTCAAATAGTGGTAATAACTATGGTCCTTGGTTTGACGGTAAGCCTGTTATGACTTGGGATGGAGTAATTCGTCCTTACTCAGCTCAAAAAGATGGATACAAAAATATGTTCCAGAATTCATGGGATTCAACAACAAACTTTGCGCTTACAAATAGTACTGAAAACAGTAGTATTCGTTTTTCTTACACACGTATTGAATCAGAAGCATTAAGTATGGGTAACAATAACAAAAAGAATAATTTTAACCTAAATGCGTCATTCAAAACAGGTAAATTAAAAACGGATGTTATTGTGAGTTATATGAATCAAAATTTACAGAACCGTACATTTGCTACGGATCGTTTGGTAAATAACTTTACTGGTATGCTTAGCCCATTTGATAATGGTGACTGGTACAAAGCGAAGTACAAAACTAGTTTAGGGTACAAATACGTGGTAGGTAAAGATACTCAAAGCTTAACTCCAAGTGAAAATATTTACCGTAATGGTTTCAGATCAGATATTGCTGATTATTTTTGGAATACAGGTGCTAAACAGCAAGACGAGATTACAAACCGTTTAATAGCAAGTGTTACTGAAACGCTTTCTGTTACCAAAGATTTAACATTACGTGGTCGTGTTTCGACTGATTTAACTGCAATAAATATTGAAAATAAAAATCCGGTAGAAGTACCTTTAGTTTATGAATTTGGAAACGAGGGAGATCGTTCAGGCTCTTTTATGATGGAGGGTCAGGATTATAACATTCTTTATGGTGATTTATTAGCGACTTACAACAAAAAAATCAATGAAGATTTTGGTGTAAATGCTGTTGTTGGTTATTCTGCTACAAGAGAAACTTACAGAACGTTATCTCGTTCTACTAAAGGTGGTTTAAGTGTTGAAGGATGGTATGATCTAAAATCTTCTATTGGTATAGCAACTAGTGACTCAAAAAGAGAAGAGACTTTGAAAGATGCCGTTTTTGGAACTTTAAGTGGTAGCTTCAGAAATTATTTATTCGTTGAAGGAACTATCAGAAGAGACCGTACTTCTACAATGAACCCAAATAATAATGCCTTTACTTATCCTTCTGTAAATTCAAGTTTTGTATTATCAGATGCGGTAAAATTACCAGACTTTATCAGTTATGCAAAAATGCGTGGTTCTTGGGGTATCGTGGGTAGCTATCCTTCGCGTTATGGAGCAAATGTGGCATTCATACAAAATACATTGGGAACTCAGGGAACTTCAAATCCAGTGTTGACTACAAATTCTCAAGACAAGTATGGAAATGAGGGAATCAAACCTGAAATGAAAAATGAATATGAGCTTGGTTTTGAAACTAAATTCTTCGACAGAAGATTAGGATTAGATTTTTCTTATTATAATGCAAAGATAAAGGATCAAATTCTTGATTTGACTTTGGCACCAACTACAGGAGCTAGTAGTATTCTGGCTAACGTAGGAGAGTTGAGTAATAAAGGATTTGAAGTTGCTTTGACAGGTTCTCCTTTCAGAACAGCGAATTTTTCTTGGGATGTTACTTTAAACTGGGCAAAAAATATCAACAAAGTTGTAAAATTGGCTAACGGTGCAACAGAATTATTACATGCTGACTATGATGGGTCTGCAGCTCAATTGAAATCTGTAGTAGGTGATCCAATGGGAGGTATTTATGCACACCCTGTTAAAACGGATGCTAGTGGTAAAGATATGGTTGACTCTGATGGATTCTTAATGATTGATGGAGATAAATGGGTAAAATATGGAAGTGCTATACCTAAAGGTGTTGGAGGTTTGTTGAACTCATTTACCTATAAAAGTTTCACATTAGATGTAAATATAGATTATTCTTATGGAGGTTCTTTGATGCCAACAGGAATTAACTGGATGACTGCAAGAGGATTGACAGAAGAATCATTGAAATACAGTACAAATGAGCGTGGTGGTTTAACGTATTATATGGACAATGGCAAAGGAGTTCAGGTTCCTAATAGCGCAACTGCCGGACCAGGTGGTCAGGTATTGTACCGCGATGGTATGTTAATGAATGGTGTAACTGCAGATGGTTCTCCAAATACAAACGTAATTTCTCAGGCAGGTTATTATAACATGACTTACAACTGGGGAGGTCCTCAATACAGCAGCTCACGTTATGAATTGTATATTCAAAAAAATGATTATGTTAAATTAAGAGAGGTATCTCTTGCGTTTAATGTGCCAGCGGCTTATGCAAGTAAATTTGGCGCTACAAAATTGAGTTTGTCTTTCTTCGGTCGTAACTTGTTTTATATCTACAGAACAATTAAGGATATGGATGCTGAAGCAACTACTGCAGGAACAAAATGGACTCAAAACGTAAACAATGCAGGATTAACTCCTTCTACAAGAAGTTATGGAGTAATGTTAAGAGCATCTTTCTAA
- a CDS encoding SusD/RagB family nutrient-binding outer membrane lipoprotein produces the protein MRKLLYISFATAAIFLGSCSESDFADAYRDPETVTTTTVPKQYAGFMKINFEDVIPSYWNYFTVIRTTSLSYTQAHGFVNSTGRYVVGEAGKDRWNRYYKFIAQYRELEKVMASLSPADQAANRIYTITSTIYLYDHTSKMIDNFGDIPFSEAGKISLTGGDYSKAAAKYDSQTELYVKMLDDLKAFSTELNTITLATGVETVFKNQDLINKGNLVSWKNYCNSLRLKMLNRVSAVPTLSARASTEMAEIIAEGKLVDETSENIAFKVYTQDTDLDTAGFFDALESGGNNIAPKPMIDHMNANNDPREPWLFEKGASATAYVGLDPALTSGVQDQLLADTKIAIYNRSVISKNKWLPGTVINAAEVNLILAEYYSRNGNAATAKVHFEKAIRQSIEYYVRLGDKADVLTWKPTTEPTVAEVDAYIAKINFDGATTAADQLKLIAFQKYIHYNVMQADESWAEQRRLKLPALYFMDDETSSIRKTPPTRWTYPNSERVYNTDNYNKVKDKDDLNTKIFWDVK, from the coding sequence ATGAGAAAATTATTATATATATCATTTGCGACAGCAGCAATTTTTTTAGGCTCTTGTTCAGAGAGTGATTTTGCAGATGCGTATAGAGATCCGGAAACAGTAACAACGACAACTGTGCCTAAACAGTATGCCGGTTTCATGAAAATTAACTTTGAGGATGTAATCCCATCGTATTGGAATTATTTTACAGTAATAAGAACGACTTCTTTAAGTTATACTCAGGCTCATGGATTTGTCAATTCGACAGGTCGTTATGTTGTTGGAGAAGCTGGAAAAGACAGATGGAACAGGTATTACAAATTCATTGCTCAATATAGAGAGTTAGAAAAAGTGATGGCTTCTTTATCTCCTGCAGATCAGGCAGCAAATAGAATCTACACAATCACTTCAACAATTTATTTGTATGATCATACGTCAAAAATGATTGATAACTTTGGAGATATTCCTTTCTCTGAAGCAGGTAAAATTAGTTTGACAGGTGGTGATTATAGTAAAGCAGCTGCTAAGTATGACAGTCAAACAGAGCTTTATGTTAAGATGTTAGACGATTTGAAAGCTTTTTCTACTGAATTAAATACAATTACTTTGGCTACCGGAGTAGAAACAGTATTTAAAAATCAAGACCTTATTAATAAAGGAAACCTGGTAAGCTGGAAAAACTACTGTAATTCTTTGCGTTTGAAAATGTTAAACAGAGTTTCTGCAGTTCCTACTTTATCAGCCAGAGCTAGTACAGAAATGGCTGAGATCATTGCAGAAGGAAAACTTGTAGATGAAACCTCAGAGAATATTGCTTTCAAAGTTTATACTCAGGATACTGATTTAGATACAGCAGGTTTCTTTGATGCTTTAGAATCAGGAGGAAACAACATTGCTCCAAAACCAATGATTGATCACATGAATGCCAATAATGATCCGCGTGAACCTTGGTTGTTTGAAAAAGGAGCAAGTGCAACAGCTTATGTAGGACTTGATCCGGCATTGACATCCGGAGTTCAGGATCAGTTACTTGCTGATACTAAAATCGCAATCTACAATAGATCTGTAATCAGTAAAAATAAATGGTTACCAGGAACAGTGATAAATGCTGCCGAAGTAAACTTGATTCTTGCGGAGTACTATTCAAGAAATGGAAATGCTGCTACAGCAAAAGTACATTTCGAGAAAGCGATCAGACAATCTATTGAATATTATGTAAGATTAGGAGATAAAGCTGATGTTTTGACTTGGAAACCAACTACGGAGCCAACAGTGGCTGAGGTTGATGCTTATATTGCTAAAATTAACTTTGACGGAGCTACAACAGCTGCTGATCAATTGAAGTTGATTGCTTTTCAAAAGTACATTCACTACAATGTAATGCAGGCTGATGAATCTTGGGCTGAACAAAGAAGATTAAAACTACCGGCGCTTTATTTTATGGATGATGAGACAAGTTCAATTAGAAAAACTCCTCCAACTCGTTGGACATATCCAAATTCTGAAAGAGTTTATAATACAGATAATTATAATAAAGTTAAAGACAAAGACGATTTAAATACTAAAATTTTCTGGGACGTAAAATAA
- a CDS encoding alpha-L-fucosidase: protein MIKKIILTALFVGTTITGIAQNKIAAKDIAEKMKWFEDAKLGIFIHAGIYSVADVSESWSFHNGKISVEDYMKQQKSYTLSNYDPAAWADMIKDSGAKYTVITTKHHDGVAMYDTKLGKLSSVKTCAAKKDMVKPFFEELRKRDIKCGAYFSLIDWTHNDYPGFLKDKSRYDIKKEPARWERFQKFYQGQIKEISDWYNPDLWWFDGDWEHSAEEWQAEKTRKMMLDKNPNTIINGRLQGYGDYDTPEQNFPVVRPAFKWWELCMTMNENWGYRVSDTNWKTPYEIITIFVDAVSNGGNLLLDIGPKPDGTYPETVVSTLKELGDWNRRNGEGIFGTIPGIPLGHFYGPTTLSKDSKTLYLFVHGKTSGQLMLKGLDNKIQDITVLGSNIKLTHKVVGKISWSAVPGLVYIDLPENVADKYVTCIKVTLDAPIKLYRGQGGFLTN from the coding sequence ATGATTAAGAAAATAATTTTAACAGCTTTATTCGTTGGAACTACTATCACAGGTATTGCGCAAAACAAAATTGCTGCAAAAGATATTGCTGAAAAAATGAAATGGTTTGAAGATGCTAAATTAGGAATCTTCATCCATGCCGGAATTTATTCAGTTGCCGATGTTTCTGAATCCTGGAGTTTTCACAACGGAAAAATTTCTGTTGAAGATTATATGAAGCAACAAAAAAGTTACACTTTGAGTAATTATGATCCTGCAGCTTGGGCTGATATGATTAAAGATTCAGGTGCAAAATATACGGTAATTACAACAAAACATCATGATGGTGTGGCGATGTATGATACTAAATTAGGAAAATTGAGTTCCGTAAAAACCTGCGCTGCTAAGAAAGACATGGTGAAACCTTTCTTTGAAGAATTACGAAAAAGAGATATTAAATGCGGTGCTTATTTCTCATTAATCGACTGGACACACAATGATTATCCGGGTTTTCTGAAAGATAAATCACGTTATGATATTAAAAAAGAGCCAGCTCGTTGGGAACGTTTCCAAAAGTTCTATCAAGGACAAATTAAAGAAATCTCTGATTGGTACAACCCGGATTTATGGTGGTTTGATGGTGATTGGGAACATAGCGCTGAGGAATGGCAAGCTGAAAAAACACGTAAGATGATGTTAGACAAAAATCCAAATACGATCATCAACGGGCGTCTACAGGGATATGGTGATTATGATACTCCAGAACAAAATTTTCCGGTGGTACGTCCTGCATTCAAATGGTGGGAATTATGTATGACGATGAATGAAAACTGGGGATATCGTGTGAGTGATACAAATTGGAAAACACCTTATGAAATCATCACAATTTTTGTGGATGCAGTTTCAAACGGAGGAAATTTATTATTAGATATAGGACCAAAACCTGATGGTACTTATCCTGAAACTGTTGTTTCTACGCTAAAAGAACTTGGTGATTGGAACAGAAGAAACGGTGAGGGAATTTTTGGAACTATTCCCGGAATTCCGTTAGGGCATTTTTATGGGCCAACTACACTTTCTAAAGATTCAAAAACGCTTTATTTATTTGTTCACGGAAAAACTTCAGGACAATTGATGTTGAAAGGACTTGATAATAAAATTCAGGATATTACTGTTTTGGGATCAAATATAAAGCTGACTCATAAAGTGGTCGGAAAAATTTCATGGAGTGCCGTTCCCGGATTAGTTTATATTGATTTGCCGGAAAATGTTGCTGATAAATATGTGACTTGCATTAAAGTTACATTAGACGCACCAATTAAATTATACAGAGGTCAGGGTGGTTTCCTGACAAACTAA
- a CDS encoding LacI family DNA-binding transcriptional regulator, with product MKKKITIKDIAKAANVSVTTVSFVLNDKGEKMGISKEVIKKVLKVAEEMKFKLNMIASSLRTGKTRSIGLIVEDISNQFFSDLARVIEREAIGLNYRVFYCSTGGDDERAIELVNSLLQANVDGFIITPTENMKKTIDRLLELQCPVVLVDRYFEEQEVSHVVLDNFEGSQTAVHYLLKRGFKKIAFVTNSSQLIQMNLRKQGYVNALSGVGLYDSSRILDLEYHVTEEERIEKISEFLSNNKEIDAVLFGANYLLLAGLQSLRRLALTIPTDKAVISFDDHDSFRLHSPSITVLSQPIEEMGKKTVMLLMKQMNEGSNYKIEKEKKKGTLTIRESV from the coding sequence ATGAAAAAAAAGATCACTATTAAAGATATCGCAAAGGCTGCAAATGTATCCGTTACTACGGTTTCATTTGTTCTGAATGATAAAGGGGAGAAGATGGGGATCAGTAAAGAGGTGATTAAGAAAGTTCTTAAAGTTGCTGAAGAAATGAAGTTCAAACTCAATATGATCGCAAGTAGTTTGAGGACTGGTAAAACAAGATCTATTGGGCTTATTGTTGAAGATATTTCAAATCAGTTTTTTTCTGATTTGGCAAGAGTAATTGAGAGGGAGGCAATAGGTTTAAATTATAGAGTTTTTTATTGTAGTACCGGCGGAGATGATGAGCGGGCGATTGAGTTAGTTAATAGTTTATTGCAGGCTAATGTTGATGGTTTTATTATAACTCCTACTGAGAATATGAAAAAAACTATCGATCGATTGTTAGAACTTCAATGTCCGGTTGTTTTAGTTGACAGATATTTTGAAGAGCAGGAAGTAAGCCATGTTGTTCTCGATAATTTTGAAGGATCCCAAACTGCTGTCCATTATTTGTTGAAAAGAGGATTCAAAAAAATTGCATTTGTTACTAATTCTTCACAGTTGATTCAGATGAATTTAAGAAAGCAAGGATATGTGAATGCTCTGAGCGGAGTGGGTTTATATGATAGTTCCAGAATTCTGGATTTGGAGTATCACGTCACTGAAGAGGAGCGAATAGAAAAGATCTCTGAATTTTTGAGTAATAATAAAGAAATTGACGCTGTTTTGTTTGGCGCAAATTATTTGTTGCTTGCCGGTTTGCAGTCATTAAGAAGATTAGCGCTAACAATTCCTACTGATAAAGCAGTAATTAGTTTTGATGATCACGACAGTTTTAGACTGCATTCTCCTTCTATAACTGTTTTATCCCAGCCAATCGAAGAGATGGGGAAAAAAACTGTAATGTTATTGATGAAGCAAATGAATGAGGGAAGTAATTATAAGATTGAGAAAGAAAAGAAAAAAGGGACTCTAACTATAAGGGAATCAGTTTAA
- a CDS encoding M20/M25/M40 family metallo-hydrolase, with translation MFKKIIFLFIVAFIATEKGTAQSTFSAQRFLQHDTYLASDKLEGRLAGTKGNNEAATYIKKYFKKFGLKKFNNNYYQPFKIFIKPDINKMKSDSVSTQNVVGYMEGSDENLKKEFIVIGAHYDHWGWGGKGSGSKKKDTIAIHNGADDNASGVSALLSILEELHHNKIAPKRSIIFISFSGEEEGLLGSKYFVNHLPVDKSAVKVMINMDMVGRLNDKKELYMGGAGTFPDGVELMKKLGEGSGLNPIVFAGDVGGSDHVTFYKNNISAIGLHTGGHPQYHTPEDDTALINSEGAVLVCQYIYNALTSIANYGQSLSFIKQD, from the coding sequence ATGTTTAAAAAAATTATTTTCCTCTTTATTGTCGCTTTTATAGCAACTGAAAAAGGAACCGCACAATCAACATTTTCAGCCCAAAGATTCCTTCAGCACGATACTTATTTGGCGTCAGATAAATTAGAAGGTCGTCTTGCCGGAACAAAGGGCAACAATGAAGCGGCAACTTACATCAAAAAATATTTCAAAAAATTTGGGTTGAAAAAATTCAACAACAATTATTATCAGCCGTTCAAAATATTCATAAAACCCGATATCAACAAAATGAAATCGGATAGTGTATCAACTCAAAATGTGGTAGGTTATATGGAAGGTTCTGATGAAAATCTAAAAAAAGAATTCATCGTGATTGGAGCACATTATGATCATTGGGGATGGGGCGGAAAAGGTTCTGGCAGCAAGAAAAAAGATACGATCGCAATTCATAATGGAGCCGATGATAATGCTTCTGGTGTTTCGGCACTTTTATCAATTTTGGAAGAACTTCATCATAATAAAATTGCTCCAAAAAGAAGTATCATCTTTATTTCTTTTAGCGGTGAAGAAGAAGGTTTATTGGGTTCTAAGTATTTTGTTAATCACCTTCCAGTAGATAAAAGTGCTGTAAAAGTAATGATCAACATGGATATGGTAGGACGATTAAACGATAAAAAAGAATTGTATATGGGCGGCGCCGGTACTTTTCCTGACGGTGTAGAATTAATGAAAAAACTAGGTGAAGGCAGCGGACTTAATCCAATTGTTTTTGCAGGAGATGTAGGTGGTTCCGATCATGTTACGTTCTACAAAAATAATATTTCGGCTATTGGATTACATACTGGCGGACATCCACAATATCACACTCCGGAAGACGATACGGCTTTGATTAACAGCGAAGGAGCAGTTTTGGTTTGTCAATACATTTACAATGCTTTGACTTCTATTGCAAATTACGGACAATCTTTAAGCTTTATTAAGCAAGACTAG
- a CDS encoding GLPGLI family protein yields the protein MKKTLFTFFAFFIISLSFAQKTIKVSYQRSYNGKLIENQDPLFLYTSKDLSLITTDKIMQQKADFPFEQTFVDFNTKTIFQLAQLTVNKSILGQDAEALEKQKFEFSTETKKILGYVCKKAVTSVNSNKIEIWYTNELGLKGGPGVLGQDLGLVLETNRNGNSIVTASKIEILKKNPSILKIPAVQSVDQLTYKDLLWKSRFVNIAVFNKEQIHFAGDAKSNDSIFRFASGTIIVRKVKFPEIKKGSAIFADVTQQSNGDAYDRTGSVFMIPTDKKTSFLDGLKNGVQTLPVYENGNGKKYQGVVGTNDYTPLLEMMRFFTPFGVKHFNYLQLKNKVWQDSVFYRQDISLLQPKLSNQEVYIGMFIGNYDAGGHKASLNISIHQGEDNNEKGDFILPLFNTLNVMEMAGQDYATMFDNEKGLEMTFEVPEGYKNFKLSYTTTGHGGWENGDEFLQKKNTIFIDNKEVFGFTPWRTDCGSYRLSNPASGNFGNGLSSSDLSRSNWCPGTTTNPNLIDLGNLPAGKHTIRVSIPMGKPEGTSSSAWNVSAFLIGEK from the coding sequence ATGAAAAAAACTTTATTTACATTCTTTGCCTTTTTCATAATCTCTTTGTCATTTGCTCAAAAAACAATTAAAGTTAGTTATCAAAGAAGTTATAACGGAAAACTGATCGAGAATCAGGATCCATTATTTTTATATACTTCGAAAGACTTGAGTTTAATAACTACAGATAAAATCATGCAACAAAAAGCAGATTTTCCATTCGAGCAGACTTTTGTAGATTTTAATACCAAAACTATTTTTCAATTGGCGCAACTAACCGTAAACAAATCAATTTTAGGTCAGGACGCCGAAGCTTTAGAAAAGCAAAAATTTGAATTCAGTACTGAAACCAAAAAAATTCTGGGCTACGTTTGTAAAAAAGCTGTTACTTCTGTCAACTCAAATAAAATTGAAATTTGGTACACGAATGAATTAGGATTAAAAGGAGGACCTGGCGTATTGGGACAAGACTTGGGTTTGGTTTTAGAAACAAATCGCAATGGAAATTCTATAGTTACGGCTTCAAAAATCGAAATTTTAAAAAAAAATCCATCAATTTTAAAAATCCCTGCGGTTCAATCGGTTGATCAATTGACTTATAAAGATCTCTTATGGAAAAGTCGTTTTGTAAATATCGCTGTTTTCAATAAAGAACAAATTCATTTTGCAGGCGATGCAAAATCAAATGACAGCATTTTTAGATTTGCAAGCGGAACTATAATTGTCCGAAAAGTAAAGTTTCCTGAAATAAAAAAAGGAAGTGCCATTTTTGCAGATGTAACTCAACAATCAAATGGCGATGCTTACGACAGAACTGGTTCGGTTTTTATGATTCCAACAGATAAAAAAACTTCTTTTCTGGACGGATTAAAAAATGGTGTCCAGACATTACCGGTTTATGAAAACGGAAACGGTAAAAAATATCAAGGTGTTGTGGGAACTAACGACTATACTCCTTTATTAGAAATGATGCGCTTTTTTACTCCTTTTGGTGTGAAACATTTCAATTATTTACAACTAAAAAACAAGGTTTGGCAGGATAGTGTTTTCTATCGTCAGGACATTTCACTATTACAACCTAAATTAAGTAATCAGGAAGTATATATTGGAATGTTTATTGGCAATTATGATGCAGGCGGACATAAAGCGAGTTTGAATATTTCGATTCACCAAGGGGAAGATAACAATGAGAAAGGCGATTTTATTTTGCCGCTTTTCAATACTTTGAATGTAATGGAAATGGCAGGACAGGATTATGCAACAATGTTTGACAACGAAAAAGGACTCGAAATGACTTTTGAAGTGCCAGAAGGTTACAAAAATTTTAAATTGAGTTACACTACAACTGGTCATGGAGGCTGGGAAAATGGCGATGAGTTTTTACAAAAAAAGAACACCATTTTTATTGACAATAAAGAAGTTTTTGGATTTACTCCGTGGCGTACTGATTGCGGTTCATACAGATTAAGTAATCCCGCTTCAGGGAATTTTGGTAATGGATTGTCATCATCAGATTTAAGTCGTTCTAACTGGTGTCCGGGAACAACTACCAATCCTAATCTGATTGATTTAGGAAATCTGCCGGCAGGAAAACATACGATTCGGGTTTCGATTCCGATGGGAAAACCTGAAGGAACGAGCAGCAGCGCCTGGAATGTATCTGCATTTTTGATTGGAGAGAAATAA